The Actinomycetota bacterium genome includes the window GCTCTCGCACCTTCGGAGTATAACCTTGCGGTCCCCCATTTTCACACCTCCCTCGCCTTCCGGAATCACTTTTCAATCGCGGGTCTCGAACCCCGAACGCCTTGCGGCAGCGACTGACTATCCTCTTATGGCTCTACCCTGCCGCGGGGTCAGGCCGCGATGCCGGGGCTTAAGAAATGTCTTATTTCCCGCTCCTGTGCCGGATGGCCGCGACCTCCTTGTATCCCCGGCAGATGTCAGTGACCCCCTTCTCGATGGGGATCCTCTCGATGGCCGAAGCGCCCACGAAACCTTGGGCGTCGGTCCTCTCGTAGATGACCTTGGTGCTATCCGGGTCATAGAAGGGACCTCCGTGGATGAGGCAGATGACTTCAGGATTTTCCTTCCAGGAAGCCTCAAAGATGGCTTGCGCTCTATCCAGCAGGACGTCAAGGCTCTCCAGCTCCTGGTGCCCGGCCATTCCACCCATGGTGGGTCCCACGTGGGCGCAGATGACGTCCACCCCGGCCCGGACCATGTCCGCGGCGTCCTCAGGGGTGAAGACGTAGGCCATGGTGAAGACGTCCATCTCCCGCAGCAGTCTCATCATCTCCACCTCCCGGGCCCAGCCCCAGCTCTCCACGCCATAACCATAGGCCAGGCTTTGGTTATAGGCCCGCAGGGCTGAGCCGCCCTCGATGAGGTTCTCATAGAGGCCCACGGTGGGAAAGTTGATGACCCCGTTGAACCCCTTTTCCAGGAAGCGCGTCACTGAGGCCCTCTGGTCCAGGAAATATGGATCGTTGGCCTCGATGCCGGCGACGATGGGGGTGTTCTTCACCACGTTGGCTATCTCCTCGTACATGTCCAGGGTGATGGGATTGGAGGGACCGATGATGGTGGTGGGAAGCCCC containing:
- a CDS encoding phosphoenolpyruvate hydrolase family protein: MALKISRSEILERLHGQIAERKPILGAGCSAGIIAKCAEAGGADIIIVYSTGKSRMMGLPTTIIGPSNPITLDMYEEIANVVKNTPIVAGIEANDPYFLDQRASVTRFLEKGFNGVINFPTVGLYENLIEGGSALRAYNQSLAYGYGVESWGWAREVEMMRLLREMDVFTMAYVFTPEDAADMVRAGVDVICAHVGPTMGGMAGHQELESLDVLLDRAQAIFEASWKENPEVICLIHGGPFYDPDSTKVIYERTDAQGFVGASAIERIPIEKGVTDICRGYKEVAAIRHRSGK